Proteins encoded together in one Oxalobacteraceae sp. CFBP 8761 window:
- a CDS encoding UDP-2,3-diacylglucosamine diphosphatase → MTLPARPFALFISDLHLQVSHPRTLEAFLRFLAERAVHAEQLYLLGDIFEYWAGDDDVADPFHQTIITAIRAVADAGVMVFWMAGNRDFLVGEGFAHAAHLTLLQEPHVIEAGTRRIALVHGDAQCTLDTKYMAFRAQVRAPEWQAQFLGMPLAQRKGIIAGLREGSREAHTGKSYETMDVTPEAVADVFASLDADVIIHGHTHRPAVHAHGDKLRYVLPDWELDEVPARGGWIALYPDGSLVRHDIDGAIL, encoded by the coding sequence ATGACGCTGCCTGCGCGCCCGTTCGCGCTGTTCATCTCCGACCTGCACCTGCAGGTCTCACACCCGCGCACGCTGGAAGCATTTTTGCGCTTCCTGGCCGAGCGCGCGGTGCATGCCGAGCAGTTGTATCTGCTCGGCGATATCTTCGAATACTGGGCCGGCGACGATGACGTTGCCGATCCATTCCACCAGACCATCATCACGGCGATCCGCGCCGTCGCCGATGCCGGCGTGATGGTCTTCTGGATGGCGGGCAACCGCGACTTCCTCGTTGGGGAAGGCTTTGCACACGCCGCCCATCTGACCCTGCTGCAAGAACCCCATGTCATCGAAGCCGGCACGCGCCGCATCGCACTCGTGCATGGCGACGCGCAGTGCACGCTCGACACAAAGTACATGGCGTTCCGCGCGCAAGTGCGCGCCCCGGAATGGCAGGCACAATTCCTCGGCATGCCACTGGCGCAGCGCAAGGGCATCATCGCCGGACTGCGTGAAGGCTCGCGCGAAGCCCACACGGGCAAATCGTACGAGACGATGGACGTGACGCCCGAGGCTGTGGCCGATGTGTTTGCCTCGCTCGATGCCGACGTCATCATTCACGGGCACACGCACCGGCCCGCCGTGCACGCGCACGGCGACAAGCTGCGTTACGTGCTGCCGGACTGGGAACTCGACGAGGTACCCGCCCGCGGCGGCTGGATCGCGTTGTACCCGGATGGCAGCCTCGTGCGCCACGACATCGACGGCGCCATTCTCTAA
- the rlmB gene encoding 23S rRNA (guanosine(2251)-2'-O)-methyltransferase RlmB has protein sequence MKNKMMFGFHAVTSRLRHEAQSVEEIFVDAERNDGRMKDLIAHAKAAGVRVMPVEAARLDKITGTRRHQGVIAFASQLALARNLDELLDAIEGPPLLLILDGITDPHNLGACLRVADGVGAHAVIVPKDRAVGLNATAAKVASGAAETVPYITVTNLARTMRELKERDILLIGTTDDADKGLYEADFSGPAALVMGSEGEGMRRLTRETCDVLVSIPMFGSVESLNVSVASGVCLYEARRQRIGRDS, from the coding sequence ATGAAAAATAAAATGATGTTCGGCTTCCACGCCGTGACTTCGCGACTACGTCACGAGGCCCAGTCGGTGGAAGAAATCTTCGTCGATGCCGAGCGCAACGACGGCCGCATGAAGGACCTGATCGCCCACGCCAAGGCAGCCGGCGTGCGCGTGATGCCCGTCGAGGCAGCGCGCCTTGACAAGATCACCGGCACCCGCCGTCACCAGGGCGTGATCGCGTTTGCCAGCCAGCTCGCGCTGGCGCGCAATCTCGATGAGCTGCTGGACGCCATCGAAGGTCCGCCATTGCTGCTGATCCTGGACGGCATCACCGATCCGCACAACCTGGGCGCCTGCCTGCGCGTGGCCGACGGTGTCGGCGCGCACGCGGTCATCGTGCCGAAGGATCGTGCGGTCGGCCTGAACGCCACCGCCGCCAAGGTCGCCAGCGGCGCCGCCGAGACGGTCCCGTACATCACGGTGACCAACCTGGCGCGCACGATGCGCGAGCTGAAGGAGCGCGACATTCTCCTGATCGGCACCACGGACGACGCCGACAAGGGTCTGTACGAAGCCGACTTCTCGGGCCCGGCCGCGCTGGTCATGGGTTCGGAAGGCGAGGGCATGCGCCGCCTGACGCGCGAGACCTGCGATGTGCTGGTCAGCATCCCGATGTTCGGTTCGGTCGAAAGCCTGAACGTGTCAGTGGCCTCGGGCGTCTGCCTGTATGAAGCACGCCGCCAGCGTATTGGCCGCGACAGCTGA
- a CDS encoding ABC transporter ATP-binding protein — translation MSAVISARGLSKHYGKRIAVDNIDIEIAAGRIVGLIGPNGSGKTTTLKAALGLIQCEGELSVLGLDPRTQRDELMKDVCFIADVAILPRWLRVKDAIDFVAGVHPRFDRSKAERYIANTKLTPTMKVKEMSKGMIVQLHLALVMAIDAKLLVLDEPTLGLDIIYRKAFYQNLLEDYFDEHKTIVITTHQVEEVEHILTDLLFIRDGKIALAASMEEIGERYVEVMVGSDKVAAARALQPIDERTVFGKSVMLFDALRAGGLSRTQLAALGEVRNPSVADLFVATMKGTYA, via the coding sequence ATGAGCGCCGTCATTTCCGCGCGGGGCTTGAGCAAGCACTACGGCAAGCGGATCGCCGTCGACAACATCGACATCGAGATCGCCGCCGGCCGCATCGTCGGCCTGATCGGCCCCAACGGCTCGGGCAAGACGACGACGCTCAAGGCGGCCCTTGGCCTGATCCAGTGCGAAGGCGAACTGTCGGTGCTTGGGCTCGATCCGCGCACCCAGCGCGACGAGCTGATGAAGGACGTCTGCTTCATCGCCGACGTCGCCATCCTGCCGCGCTGGCTGCGCGTGAAGGATGCGATCGACTTCGTGGCGGGCGTGCACCCGCGCTTCGACCGCAGCAAGGCCGAACGCTACATCGCCAACACCAAGCTGACGCCGACGATGAAGGTCAAGGAAATGTCCAAGGGCATGATCGTGCAACTGCACCTGGCGCTCGTGATGGCGATCGACGCGAAGCTGCTGGTGCTGGACGAGCCGACGCTCGGGCTGGACATCATCTACCGCAAGGCGTTTTATCAGAACCTGCTCGAAGACTATTTTGACGAGCACAAGACGATCGTCATCACGACGCACCAGGTCGAGGAAGTCGAGCACATCCTGACCGACCTGCTGTTCATCCGTGACGGCAAGATCGCGCTGGCCGCCTCGATGGAAGAAATCGGCGAGCGCTACGTCGAAGTCATGGTGGGCAGCGACAAGGTGGCGGCGGCCAGAGCGCTGCAACCGATCGACGAGCGCACCGTGTTCGGCAAATCCGTGATGCTGTTCGACGCACTGCGCGCGGGCGGCCTGTCCCGCACCCAGCTGGCCGCACTCGGCGAAGTCCGCAACCCGAGCGTGGCCGACCTGTTCGTCGCCACCATGAAAGGAACCTACGCATGA
- a CDS encoding peptidyl-prolyl cis-trans isomerase gives MTTILITTNQGNITAELDADKAPKTVANFIDYVNKGHFSNTIFHRVIKDFMIQGGGFEPGMKQKPTPATVENEAKNGLKNDKYTLAMARTSDPHSASAQFFINTKNNAFLDYPGQDGWGYAVFGKVTEGQDIVDTLNNVKTSRGGMHSDVPVDPVIIEKIEVL, from the coding sequence ATGACGACGATTCTCATCACCACCAACCAGGGCAACATCACCGCTGAACTGGACGCTGATAAAGCACCGAAGACCGTTGCCAACTTCATCGACTACGTCAACAAGGGCCACTTCAGCAACACGATCTTCCACCGCGTGATCAAGGACTTCATGATCCAGGGCGGCGGTTTCGAGCCAGGCATGAAGCAAAAGCCGACCCCGGCAACCGTCGAGAACGAAGCCAAGAACGGCCTGAAGAACGACAAGTACACGCTGGCCATGGCCCGTACCTCGGATCCGCATTCGGCATCGGCCCAGTTCTTCATCAACACCAAGAACAATGCTTTCCTCGACTACCCGGGCCAGGACGGCTGGGGTTACGCCGTGTTCGGTAAAGTCACCGAAGGCCAGGACATCGTCGACACGCTGAACAATGTCAAGACCAGCCGCGGCGGCATGCACTCCGACGTGCCGGTCGACCCAGTCATCATCGAGAAAATCGAAGTCCTGTAA
- a CDS encoding YceH family protein encodes MTNEMVAVLDPVELRVLAVLAEKEGLTPDNYPMSLNAIVNGCNQLSSRDPVMQISEAVVLDTLQRLAERKLVNAISQAGARVVKYEHRMRIKWTLEQDKLAVLTILMLRGLQTAGEIRTRSGRLHEFKTVADVETALQFLIDKYPPLVVKLERAPGTKESRYGQLLGGEITIVAGSEQTSSSASNLTQGGRIAQLEEEVAALRGEMEDLKGQFEAFRQQFQ; translated from the coding sequence ATGACGAATGAAATGGTGGCGGTACTCGATCCGGTCGAGCTGCGTGTGCTGGCCGTACTGGCCGAAAAAGAAGGTCTGACGCCCGATAATTATCCGATGTCGCTCAATGCGATCGTCAATGGCTGCAACCAGTTGTCAAGCCGCGATCCGGTCATGCAGATCAGCGAAGCGGTCGTGCTCGATACGCTGCAGCGCCTGGCCGAGCGCAAGCTCGTGAACGCCATTTCGCAGGCCGGTGCGCGCGTCGTCAAGTACGAGCACCGCATGCGCATCAAGTGGACGCTCGAGCAGGACAAGCTGGCCGTGCTCACGATCCTGATGCTGCGTGGCCTGCAGACCGCCGGCGAGATCCGCACCCGCAGCGGGCGCCTGCACGAATTTAAGACCGTGGCCGATGTCGAAACGGCGCTGCAATTTTTGATCGACAAATACCCGCCGCTGGTCGTGAAACTCGAGCGCGCGCCGGGCACCAAGGAATCGCGTTATGGCCAGCTGCTGGGTGGTGAGATCACCATCGTCGCGGGCAGCGAGCAGACGTCCAGCAGCGCGAGCAACCTGACCCAGGGTGGTCGCATCGCGCAGCTCGAAGAAGAAGTCGCCGCGCTGCGCGGCGAGATGGAAGACCTCAAGGGCCAGTTCGAGGCGTTTCGCCAGCAGTTCCAGTAA
- a CDS encoding peptidylprolyl isomerase — protein sequence MSSSFNRRFALVRVAGATAALACGVLFSGSALAADMPQYSIKTSMGEIVVELDQEKAPKTVANFAAYAKSGAYNGTIFHRVIEGFMIQGGGMNEKFEGRKTLKPIKNESNNGLSNQPYTISMAREDNPDSATSQWFINVADNSGIDFPFVGGSGYTVFGKVVKGQETVDKIKAVVVDDVRGMQNVPVVPIKITSVTQLKGDKLVK from the coding sequence CTTCGCCCTCGTGCGCGTGGCCGGCGCCACCGCTGCCCTCGCCTGCGGCGTGCTGTTCTCTGGCAGCGCGCTGGCGGCCGACATGCCGCAGTATTCGATCAAGACCAGCATGGGCGAGATCGTCGTCGAACTCGATCAGGAGAAAGCCCCCAAGACGGTGGCCAACTTCGCGGCCTATGCCAAGTCGGGCGCCTATAACGGCACGATCTTCCATCGCGTGATCGAGGGCTTCATGATCCAGGGCGGCGGCATGAACGAAAAGTTCGAAGGCCGCAAGACGCTCAAACCGATCAAGAACGAATCGAACAATGGCCTGTCGAACCAGCCGTACACGATTTCGATGGCACGCGAAGACAATCCTGACAGCGCCACCTCGCAATGGTTCATCAACGTGGCCGACAATTCGGGCATCGATTTTCCGTTTGTCGGCGGCTCGGGTTATACCGTGTTCGGCAAGGTGGTCAAGGGCCAGGAGACGGTCGACAAGATCAAGGCCGTCGTGGTCGACGACGTGCGCGGCATGCAGAACGTGCCCGTCGTGCCGATCAAGATTACGTCCGTGACGCAGCTCAAAGGCGACAAGCTAGTAAAATAA
- a CDS encoding GntR family transcriptional regulator produces the protein MTVGWNDKTPIYRQLKERVVGMMLDGDLKAGDALPSVRQIAADYQLNPITVSKAYQELVDENLVEKRRGIGMYVTEGASEKLLASERARFISEEWPAMLERIRRLGLDVKELLTNADHGGAA, from the coding sequence ATGACCGTCGGCTGGAACGATAAGACCCCGATTTACCGCCAGCTCAAGGAGCGCGTCGTTGGCATGATGCTCGACGGCGATCTCAAGGCTGGCGACGCCCTGCCCTCGGTACGCCAGATTGCGGCCGACTATCAACTCAACCCAATCACCGTATCGAAGGCCTATCAGGAACTGGTCGACGAGAACCTGGTGGAAAAACGAAGGGGAATTGGCATGTATGTCACCGAAGGCGCCAGCGAGAAACTGCTGGCAAGCGAGCGCGCACGTTTCATCAGTGAAGAGTGGCCGGCGATGCTCGAGCGCATCCGCCGCCTGGGGCTGGACGTCAAGGAGCTGCTGACCAACGCGGACCACGGAGGTGCCGCATGA